Part of the Longimicrobiaceae bacterium genome is shown below.
GAACAGTGCGAGGACATCGAGAAGGATGCCGATGGCCTGGACGGCGTGAAGCGCTTCCAGGGTGCCGCGGAACCAGCGAATGCGCGCCAGCCGCTTCCACAAGGGTGAAAGCGGCTGGTTGACGTGGATGCGGAGCCGCCGGGGCGCCGGCGCGTTCACATTCACCCCGCGTGGCGCACGCTGTCGGCGAAGGGCCGCCGCGGGGCGGCCGAGGGGCCCTCCGTCTTACCGCGGACGATCTCCTCGATGCGCCCCAGCATGGTGTTGTCGCCGGCCTTGCTGGCGCCGAACAGGCCGTCGCGGTCTCCGGCAGCCTCACGGGCGCTGTACAGGTTGAGCCACAGGTCGAAGCGCTCGCTCAGCTCAAGCACCTTGTAGAAGAACCGGCCGCGCTTCTTCCCGCCGAACAGCAGGTCGATGACCGCCGCGGCGATGGAGACCTGGAAGAGCACCACGCCCTTCAGCCCGTCGATGAACATCTTGGCCTGGAAGATCGCGAGGTCGCGGATGATCACCTTGCGCGAGTGCCCGATCTCGATGCGCATCGTCTTGGCTCCGTTGGTTGCTTGTTGCCCCGGCCGCGCCGGGATTCCGGCTCGTACGTCGCGGAGGCCGCGCCGGTTTCAGCCGCCGCCCGCCAACGCGGGATACAGACGGAAGATAACGACGAATCGCCGGGCGAACAGTCCGACGTTCGGCCCGGGCGGCGCATCGGCCGTCTCGCTTCAGCCTCCGGCGTGTCCGAGCGCGGCGTAGGCGGCGGGGAGGACGTCGCGGGCCCACTCGGCGTACATCTTCCCCGATGGATGCAGCCCGTCCGGCGCGGTGAGGGACGGGTCGTGCGCGACGGCGCGGGAGCCCGGCGTGATGTCCACGAAGCGCGCGCCCGCCCGCTCCGCCTCGTCCCGGCCGATGGCGTTGAACGCGTCGATCTCGCGCCCGATCTGCGCGCGGTCGCGGCCTTCGGCGAACGGCGTGACGCCCCAGTCGGGGATGGAGACGACCACCACGCGCCCCGCATCTCCACCGGCGAGATCGACGGCCCGGGCGAGGAGCGCGCGGAGCTGCGTGCGGTACTCGTCCGCCGGCCGGCCGCGGTACTGGTCGTTCACGCCGATGAGCAGCGTCACGAGCGCGTACGGCCCCGCGGGCGCCGCCCGGTCGATGCCGGCGGAAAGCTCGTCCGTCGTCCAGCCCGTCGTGGCGATGATCTCCGGCTCGCCCACGTCCACCCCACGGGCGCGGAGCAGCGCCGCAAGCTGCACGGGCCACCGCTCGCCCTCGGCGACCGCCTCGCCGATGGTGTACGAGTCGCCCAGCGCCAGGAACGGCATCGTCATCCGCGCATCCTCTCCCGTCGTGTGTCCCCCGGGCGCGGCCCCGCACGCCGCCATCGCCGCGAGCGCGATGCCCATCATCCACCGAAATCCCTTCCGGCGACGCGAGATGCCCATCAACCGCATCCGCCAAGTTCTTCGCACGTCCGACGAAAGCACAGCGCGCTCGGGAGATGCGAGGCGTCCGGTGCGCATCTCCGGCTACGCGCTGTCGTCCATCGTGGTGCCGCAGTAGGTGCCGATGGCGTGCACCTTCTCGCCCGCGGCGTCGGCGACGCGGAACCAGTGGTGGCCGCCGGCTTCGGCCACCGAGAGCACCGGCCGCGACGGCAGCGGCAGCGGCGCACGGAAAGCGATTCGCACGCGGCGAAGCCCCGCCGGGTCGCCGCCCAGCAGCCGCTCGATCAGCGCGTGCGCCACGCGGGCCTCCGTCGCGAACCCGTGCAGGATGGGCCGCCGGAAGCCGAAGATGCGCGCCGTCGCCGGCCACAGGTGGATCGGGTTGTAGTCGCCCGAGACGGCCGCGTACCGCCGGCCGTCGCCGCCGCGAAGGTGCCACGTGGCAAGCTCGCGCCACTCCTCCGGCGGCGCGCCATCCGCCCCGTGCTCCTCCGCCCGCCGCTCCGACGTGGACGGCTTCGCGGGCGCACGAGAGCGAGCGAGGAAGACGGCGGACGACTGCGTGCAGAGGATGCCGGCTGCGTTCCAGTTGCGCGCGGTCAGCGCCAGCCGCACGCCTTTCGTCACCCGGTCGGCCCGCTCCAGCTCCACGCGGCAGCGCACGACGTCGCCCGCATGCAGCGGGCGCAGCGTGATGGTCTCGCTCTCCAGGTGCACCACGCCGCCCAGCGGGAGCGGCTTCTCCAGCCCGGCGAACAGCTCCAGCGTGGCCGCGGTCTCCCACGTGGCGCAGTAGATGGGGGGCGCGACGGCGCCCTCGCCGCGAAACGCCTCGATGCGCTTGCCGTCGGTCGCCGCCAGGTAGCGCGCCACCCGCCGCGCGTCGATGGCGATGCCCGTCTTCTCCACCGCGGGGCGCCGCCGCGGCACCACCGGCTGCTCGTCCCCGCCCTGCCCTCGCGCGCGAACGCCCTGCACGACCAGGCGCGCCATCGCCCGCAGCCCGTCCATGCGCGTGCTCATGCGGCGCCTCCGCGAGGGCGAACGCGGGTGCGTCGAGCGCGACCGCGGACGATCAGATCGACCAGACTGGAAGGGGGATCCGCTTGGCCGGGGATTCCAGGCGCGCCGACGGTTCGCCGGGGGTATGAAACCCCCGGCTCCGGACTGCGGTCGTCCTGCGGACGGACAGCTCGCACGACCGTGGCGGGGGTGGAAGGGGAGGGGCGCATCAGCCGGCGGCGGGGAGGAGCTGGACGGCGATAGTGCGCTCGCGCGGGCCGTCGAAGTCGCAGAGGAAGACGCCCTGCCAGCGGCCCAGCACCAGCTTCCCCCCGCTCACCAGCAGCGTGAGCGAGGGGCCGAAGAACGCCGTCTTCAGGTGCGAGTCGCTGTTGCCCTCGTCGTGGCGGTAGAACGGCTCGCGGTGCGGGATCAGCTGCTCCAGCTTGGCGAGGAGGTCGCGCGGCACGTCCGGGTCGGCGTTCTCGTTGAGCGTGAGCGCGGCGGTGGTGTGCAGGCTCTGGGCGACCAGCGCGCCCTCGCGCAGCCCGCGCCGCGCGAGGACTTCCTGGAGCTGCGCCGTCACGTCCAGCATCTCCGCCCGCCGCGTGGAGCGCACCCGGAGCGTCTCCACCGTCACGCCCCGCGCCAGACGATGCGCCAGATGCGGCCGCCCTTGTCGTCGGACACGTACAGCGCGCCGTCGGGCCCCTGCGCCAGGCCCATGGGCCGGTGCGCGACCTCGCCGCCGCTGCGCGCGCCGCCCTCGAAGCCGGTGGCGAAGTCGCGGTACGGCCCGCTGGGCACCCCGCCGGCCATGGGCACGTACACCACGCGATAGCCCGCCTGCGGCAGCGGCGCGCGGTTCCACGAGCCGTGGAAGGCCACGAACGCGCCGCCGCGGTACTGCGCCGGGAACATGGTGCCGGCGTAGAAGACCAGCGACTCCGGCGCCCAGTGGCCGGGGAACGCCATCAGCGGCTGCTTGGCGCGGGTGCAGCGGCCCGTCTGCCGGCCGTCGCCGCCGTACTCGGGCGCCAGGACCTTCCGCTTGGCGGCGGGATCGTAGAAGCAGTACGGCCAGCCGAAGTCGTCGCCCTGCTCCACCTTCAGGAACTCCTCGCCCGGCATCTCGGCGTTCTGGCGGTCGTTGAACAGGTTGGGCCAGTTGTCGCTCAGCTGGTCGAGCCCGTGCTGCACCACGTACAGCCCCGCGCCCGGCCGGTACGCGATCGCCACCGAGTTGCGGATGCCCCTGGCGAAGTGCACCGACGCCGCCTGCGTCTGCCGGGCGCGGTTCGCATCGAAGCGGAAGATGCCGGCGCGCGTGGCCAGCTCCGGGCACGGATCGATTCCCTTCACGCCGCGCTGGCGGTCCTGCGTCTGGCAGGCGTTGGTGCGCGAGCCCACGTTCACGAACAGCGCGCCCCGCCCGTCCACCGCGATGGTCTTGGCCGTGTGCCCGCCCGTGGGAAGCCCGCTCACCACCGTCACCGGCCCGCCCGCGGGCGCCAGCGTACCCGGCGTGAGCGTGAACCGCAGCACCCGGTCGTCCGGCGCGAAGTACAGGCTGTTGCCGGCGAGTGCGATGCCCGTCCCTGCCGTGCCGCCGAACGTCGCCCGCTGGTCCGCCTTGCCGTCGCCGTTGCTGTCCCGCAGCGCCATCACGCCGCCGCCGCTCCCCGCGCGCCCGCTGCCCTCCAGCGCAACGTAGACGATGCCGTCGCGGCTGACGACGAGGTGCCTCGGCGCCGCCAGGTTGTCCGCGAACACCGTCGCGCAGAAGCCCGCAGGCAGCGTGATCCCGCCGTTCCCCGCATCGCACGCAGGCTTGGCGGAAGATGCGTTCGGTTCGGTAGATGTGGATGCGGCCGCGGGAGCGCCGGAAGATGCGGGCGCGGCGGCCTCCGGAGCGGCGGATGCGGTGCCCTGGCTCGCGTCCGCACGCGGCACGTCCTCACGGCACCCGGCGGAGGCGGCGAGGGCGAGCAGCAGGGGGATGTGGATGCGTCTCGTCATGGCAGATGCTCGGCGTCGGCGGGGCTCGGCCGCGGCACGGTCCCCCGCGCCACGGCTCCCGGCGCAACGTTGAACGCCGCGCCGGAGGATCAGCCCGCGAGCATGCAAATCCCGCGCGACGGCCGCTGCGGGCATCTCCCGCATCTCCCGCATCTCCCGCATCTCCCGACATAGTTGCCGGTCCGGCATGCATCCGGGGAAGTGAACGAAGGATCTGGAGATGCGCAGCCGTTCATCTCCCGCGCTACCGGACGTACCGCGGGATAGCGGAGGCTAGTTGAGCTGCTGGTCGGGCGTGGGGCCCATGACGAGGAACGGGGTTTCGTGCGGCTCCATCTCGCCGACGGAGACGACGAAGCGGTAGGAGCCGGGGCGCGGGAACTGGATGCCGACCAGCGTGAAGACCTGGTTGGCCGTCATGAACTCGCCGAGCGGGACGATGGGCGCGACCATCTCGCCCGCGGCCTCGAAGAGCGGGTTGTCGGCGTCGTCCAGCAGACGGACCTGCACGGGAAAGGTGCGGCCGGCGTCGCCGGACTCGGCCTGCACGCGGAAGGTGAACACCATGCGCGGGTGCACGACGGGGAACTCGGCCGCGGCCAGGCGGTCGAAAATGCCCATCACGTTGAGCTTGCCTTCCTGCGAGATGTTGGCCTCGTCGGCCAGGAATGCCATCGGGATCTTCATCGTCCGCCTCCAGCGGTGTTTCCGGCCGGAGCCGGGCAGTCGTCCTGGCCCGTGCGGACCCAGAGCTTGGTTACGGTGGTCGTGTCCGGCAGCAGCGCCGGATCGTTCTGCCTTCCGCTCCACTCGGGCGGTGTCGTGGCGCCGAGCTGAAAGCTGATGCCCGGCGCGTTCGGGAACCAGACCGCGACGGCGCCCTCGCCCACGCCGGCGCAGGTGCGGCCGTAGCGCGCGCGCAGGTCGCCCAGCGTGGACCCCAGCCGCGCTCCCGCCGGCGTCGCCAGCCCGGAGTCGCGCACCACCAGCCGCTGCACGGCGGAATCGCGCCCGAGCACGGCCAGGAGCCGGTGCTTGCCGAAGGCGATGGAGATGCCCTTCTCCGCCGTGCCCTCTTCCTTCCACGTCGTGTCGCGCGTGCCGGGGCAGAGCGCTCGCAGGTCCGCGGCCTTCATTCCCAGCCGCACGCCCCCCACGCCGAAGCGCGTGACCGGCGGCTCGCCCGCGCCGCCGCAGCTGGGCGGCGCACCGGGGCGCGGCATCACCAGCGTGTCCTCCGTCGCCGGGCCCAGCGATCGCCCATCAGCCGCCTCCACCCAAGCCCGCACCACGAACGTCCCCCCGGCCGAGTCCGCCGCCGTCGCCGCGGGGATGCGCATGCGCTGCACGAACTCCGCCTCGCGCCCCACCTCCAGCCGCGCCAGCGCGAACGTGAGCCGCGTTCCCTCCGCCTGCGTGGACGCCACGGGCTGCGCGCCGGGAGATGCAGGAGCCGCCGCACCCCCGGCCGTCGACGGAGATGCGGGGGATGTGGCGCCGCCCGTCTGCCGGCTCACGGTGGAGGCTGCGCCGACGACGGGCTGGAGCGGCGCGCGGAAGAGCACCTGGAGCCGCGCCCCTTCCGCGGCGGATGCGCTCCGGTTCGCGACGGTGAGCTTCACGTCCGCCTCGGAGCCCCAGGCGACCGAGTCGGGGGTCTCCACGCTCGCCACCACGCCCTCGGAGATGCGAGGCGTGGCGGGCGGCGGATCTCCCGCGTCCGGCTTGCCGCGGTCGCCGCACGCCGCCAGCAGCGCGGCGGCTACGGCCACGCGCCAGCCGGTGCCCATCGCCCGTACCATCCACCGTCCATCCCGTCCGCCCGTCCGCATTCGTCCGTCCCGTTTCTCGCGTGGTGCGCCGCCCCGCCCGCCGGGCGAGCCCCGCTTTTGCGGGGCGGGCGGCGGTCCTATCTTGTCGGCCCGCTGGAGGGGGAAGATACGCTCCCCGCGGCGGGACGAACAACGTGCGCGCCCGCCGCGCCGCCACCCGCGTCCAGCCGCCCATGCCGCCACGCAAGGCCCAGCAGGCAAACCCGTCGCTGAACCGCGCCGCCCGCAGCGGCAAGGCCACCGAAGACGAGCGGCTGCTCGTATCGCCCGCCGCCACCGAGCACGAGCAGGACTTCACCAGCAGCGACCCGTGGCGTGTGTTCCGCATCATGGGCGAGTTCGTGGAGGGCTTCGACGCCCTGGCCAAGGTGGGCTACGCGGTGACCATCTTCGGCTCGGCGCGCGTGCCGCCGGACCACCCGGAGTACGCGGCGGCACGCCACACGGCCAAGCTTCTGGCCGAGGCGGGCTACGCCATCATCACCGGCGGCGGTCCGGGCGTCATGGAGGCGGCCAACCGCGGCGCGCGCGACGCGGGCGGGCAGTCCATCGGGTGCAACATCGAGCTGCCCTTCGAGCAGGGCATCAACCCGTACGTCGACATCGCCATCAACTTCCGCTATTTCTTCGTGCGGAAGACGATGTTCGTGAAGTACGCCGAGGCGTTCGTCATCTTCCCCGGCGGCTTCGGGACGATGGACGAGCTGTTCGAGGCGCTCACGCTCATCCAGACCGGCAAGGTGCGCCACTTCCCCGTGATCCTGATGGGCACGGAGTACTGGAAGGGCCTGCTGGACTGGATCCGCGGCACCCTGCTGGCCGAGGGCAAGGTCTCGCCCAACGACGTGGACCTGCTCGTGGTCACCGACTCGCCCGAAGAGGCGGTGCGCGTGATCGCCGACAGCATGCGGATGAGCCAGGCCGCCGCCGAGAAGATCGCCGAGGGCGAAGCCCCCGAGCCCGCGACCGACGGCCCCGCCGCCGCCACCCCCGCCCACCCCGCCAAGCACGACGCGGAGTAGGCGGGGCAAGCGTTCTACCACGCCGCGGCCGAGCACCGAACTCTCCCCCGCGAAACCGAAGCTCCCCTCCCCCAGGCAGTT
Proteins encoded:
- a CDS encoding SGNH/GDSL hydrolase family protein, whose amino-acid sequence is MTMPFLALGDSYTIGEAVAEGERWPVQLAALLRARGVDVGEPEIIATTGWTTDELSAGIDRAAPAGPYALVTLLIGVNDQYRGRPADEYRTQLRALLARAVDLAGGDAGRVVVVSIPDWGVTPFAEGRDRAQIGREIDAFNAIGRDEAERAGARFVDITPGSRAVAHDPSLTAPDGLHPSGKMYAEWARDVLPAAYAALGHAGG
- a CDS encoding MaoC/PaaZ C-terminal domain-containing protein, whose translation is MSTRMDGLRAMARLVVQGVRARGQGGDEQPVVPRRRPAVEKTGIAIDARRVARYLAATDGKRIEAFRGEGAVAPPIYCATWETAATLELFAGLEKPLPLGGVVHLESETITLRPLHAGDVVRCRVELERADRVTKGVRLALTARNWNAAGILCTQSSAVFLARSRAPAKPSTSERRAEEHGADGAPPEEWRELATWHLRGGDGRRYAAVSGDYNPIHLWPATARIFGFRRPILHGFATEARVAHALIERLLGGDPAGLRRVRIAFRAPLPLPSRPVLSVAEAGGHHWFRVADAAGEKVHAIGTYCGTTMDDSA
- a CDS encoding secondary thiamine-phosphate synthase enzyme YjbQ — its product is MTVETLRVRSTRRAEMLDVTAQLQEVLARRGLREGALVAQSLHTTAALTLNENADPDVPRDLLAKLEQLIPHREPFYRHDEGNSDSHLKTAFFGPSLTLLVSGGKLVLGRWQGVFLCDFDGPRERTIAVQLLPAAG
- a CDS encoding PQQ-dependent sugar dehydrogenase, which translates into the protein MTRRIHIPLLLALAASAGCREDVPRADASQGTASAAPEAAAPASSGAPAAASTSTEPNASSAKPACDAGNGGITLPAGFCATVFADNLAAPRHLVVSRDGIVYVALEGSGRAGSGGGVMALRDSNGDGKADQRATFGGTAGTGIALAGNSLYFAPDDRVLRFTLTPGTLAPAGGPVTVVSGLPTGGHTAKTIAVDGRGALFVNVGSRTNACQTQDRQRGVKGIDPCPELATRAGIFRFDANRARQTQAASVHFARGIRNSVAIAYRPGAGLYVVQHGLDQLSDNWPNLFNDRQNAEMPGEEFLKVEQGDDFGWPYCFYDPAAKRKVLAPEYGGDGRQTGRCTRAKQPLMAFPGHWAPESLVFYAGTMFPAQYRGGAFVAFHGSWNRAPLPQAGYRVVYVPMAGGVPSGPYRDFATGFEGGARSGGEVAHRPMGLAQGPDGALYVSDDKGGRIWRIVWRGA
- a CDS encoding TIGR00730 family Rossman fold protein; the protein is MPPRKAQQANPSLNRAARSGKATEDERLLVSPAATEHEQDFTSSDPWRVFRIMGEFVEGFDALAKVGYAVTIFGSARVPPDHPEYAAARHTAKLLAEAGYAIITGGGPGVMEAANRGARDAGGQSIGCNIELPFEQGINPYVDIAINFRYFFVRKTMFVKYAEAFVIFPGGFGTMDELFEALTLIQTGKVRHFPVILMGTEYWKGLLDWIRGTLLAEGKVSPNDVDLLVVTDSPEEAVRVIADSMRMSQAAAEKIAEGEAPEPATDGPAAATPAHPAKHDAE